Part of the bacterium genome is shown below.
CCCGTTTTTTAGAGCAAGTTGACCGTATTTCTGATAACGCCTTATCTGTTGGCTGTCATCAAGGCATTATAACTACCGGACAATCTATTCCCGGGCACGACTACCAACAGCAGAGGGCAGCGTTGGTTAGTTCTTTGAGGCAGGCAGGTGAAATGGTTGCTAAAAAAGGTTTTCATCTTAACCTTGAACCATTAAATACTGAAGTTGACCACCCCGGTTATTTTTTAAACTCGCCCTTTGAAGGAATCTCTATAATAAAAGAGGTGGGTCTGGACAATGTGAAGATGCTATATGATTTCTATCATATGGGTATTATGACGGGGAATATCACTTCTTTTGTGACAAACAACATATCTTATATTGGGCATTTTCATATTGCAGGCATACCAGGAAGGCACGAACCTTTTTTAGGTGAACTCAACTATCTATTTTTACTTCAAAAAACTTTAGAATCTGGATATAGTAATTTTTTTGGTCTTGAATATATGCCTAAATTTGAATCTCCTGAAACTCTTTTAAAAACTTTAAAATATTTTCAAGGAGAATAAAGGTTGTATCAAAAAACAATGCTCATAAAGACATAAAAGAAAGGCGTAATGATAAGGATGAGAATTCCCCTTATATGTCATTCCGGACTTGATCCGGAATCTCGTTTTTACTACCCCCCCATTCCGTCTTTTGTAGTTTATTTTGCGAGCTTTACCCGCCGAAGCCAACCTACGCTAAAATACAAGCTTCGGCAGGTATACCTTGCGTAGGAGGGGCTTCTTAGTGTGGCAATCTCGCCGAAGGCGGAAAAGGAATGCACCTTTTTTGCCTTCTCCCTTGAGGGAGAAGTATCAAGGATGAGGGGCTTATCCCACAGTTTTTCTGAGGGAGGCTTTTAGCAGGCAAGAGAAAACGAAAGGCGTAATGATAAGGGTGAGAATTCCCCTTATATGTCATTCCGGACTTGATCCGGAATCTCGTTTTTACTACCGCTGTTACGTGAGTTAAGAGGAAAAAAGTATGTGGTGTTATTTACTCTCTCCCGTTTTTGCCTTCATCCCTCGGAGGTACTCGGGATAAGTCGCCGTTAGGCGGAAAAGGAGTGTATGATGGAAAAATTTACCTTTTTCAATGTAAATGCTAATATTGGTAGAAGTGCTTATGCTGGTTCTCAATTTCCTGATGTAACTTCTCTTATTTCTCATCTCGACTATTTAGGTATAGAAAGGTCTCTTGTGTGGCACTTAGCAGCAAGAGATATAAACCCTAAATATGGTAACCAGAAACTTATTAAAGAGATTGAATCCTCTGGTGCTAAAGAAAGGTTAATTCCTTCTTTTGTGATTACGCCTGCGTGTTTTTACGAAGAAGGGACACTCGATTTTCTTAAATCTTATTTAAAGAACAGACAAGTACGTGCTTTATCAATTATTCCGGATGTATCACGTTTTGAGGTACGTCATCTTGAACAACTACTTTCCTTGATTGTAAACCATAAGCCTGTTATATTTTGGGATTGTCAAGGTGGGCACAATGAACAGGCAACAAGAGATTATGAATACTTAGCGAATATTTTCCCTGACATCTCTTTTGTTGTAACTCAGCGAATGTGGGGTTGTTTCGGGAGCGTTCTTGATCTGCTTTCACGTTGTAAAAATACCTATATTGATACCTCTTGGCTTCATATGAGGGATACGATAGAACTTCTTGTAAGCAATTTTGGGGTGGAACGAGTTCTGTTTGGGTTAGGTTATAAATCTCATTATGGTGCTTCCATTGCATCTTTAATGCACGCTTCTATCACAGATGAAGAGAAAGAAAAGATTGCACATTCAAATGTTGAATCACTCTTAAACCTAAAACCAGCTACAGAAAAAAGAGCACCTTCCTCACCAATTTTAAAAGATAAATCTTTATGGAACACTTTTAGGGAAGGTAATCCTATAAACAACGTTGAGATTATAGATGTTCATGGGCATACCCCACCATTTACAAGAGGATGGGTGTTTAAACAGAACGATATAAAAAATGGTGTAGAAGAAACCATTACAAAGATGGATAACATTGGCGTTAACCGTATTATTCTTACCTATGAACCAGCTCTGTTTGGACCGAGCCATTTATATAACAAAGAAGGTGAAGAAATATTAAAACCATATATAGATAGAATATCTGGATATATTGCATTTAACCCTACCTATGGAACCGAAACGATACCTCTGTTTGATGATTTGTTTAAAGGGGATTTTTTTGTAGGTTTCAAGATTCTACCTTCATATTGGAAAATTCCAGTAAACGACCCTGGATATATTCCTGTTTGGGAGTACGCCAACCTACACAAAAAACCTATTTTGATACATACCTGGAACGATAATTATAATTCTCCTGTGATGCTTAAAGATATTGTGTTAAAATACCCTAACGCTTCTTTTATATTGGGACATTCAGGAGGAGGTACAAAAGGAAGGCTTGAAGCAGAAGAACTTGCGTTATCTTCTAAAAACGTTTATCTTGAATTTTGTGGTAGTTTTACTACTTTTAGACCGTTTGAGACTTCTGTAAAAATTGTGGGGACAGATAGAGTCGTTTATGGTTCAGACTCAGCAGGACACGATATGGCGTGGGAGTTGGGTAGGTACCTTTCTATGCCTTTAACTGATGAAGAACTCTTACCAGGTTTGGCAGAAAATATAAAAAGAATTCTTTCCAGAACGATTGTACCTAAAACATCTTAGGGTAGTAAAAAACAAAGGAAAAGACCCTCATTTTGTTGTACGAGAGTGTCTTGCTTAGAGTATTCTTTATTGCAAGTGGCTTTTTTCTGTTCTTTAATGGAGATATGAGGGAGTTTGATAGTTAAAGTGTTGTTGCATATTATTTAGCGGCTGGTTCTCAGCTAAAGGAGGAGTTATGAAGGTATTAAGAAGTCTTAAAATTTTATTGCTTATTTGTTTCTTTTTTTCGTTATTATCTACCGCTCAAGAAACCTTGGATATGAGTGAATTGAAGGTTATAAAAAATAACGATACTGTTTATATAAGGAGCAAATTTTCACAAAAGGAAGACCTTGTAGTGCAGATAAGGCTGGGAAGCAACAAACAGATTACTTTTGGTAGCGCTACTCTTGTTAACGCTTCAGCGGCTACAGATCTTAGAGGTTTTAGGAGCGGCAAAGTTATTAAACATGGTGGGGGAGATTCTACCCCTTGGAGTATCAACGGAACATATATTGGGGCTGACCACGGTAACTCTGTAAGTTTTGCGTTAACTGTTGATAATCACGGTAAAACAGTAGCTGATATTGGGAGTGAATGGCTTGATGAAAAAGAGAATAAGTTTTACCTGATAAAAATTGTTGATGAGAACAGACTTATGTTTATTGGTAGCAATTCTCCTACTGGAGATATATGGAAGTTTACAACTCAGTTAATCGGTAAAACATTAAAAAGTCCTTCTCGCAACTCAACTATAACTTTTACTGAAAGAAAAATGCTGCAAGCGACGCCTGCTTGTAGAATAAAAAAACAAGAGTACCTTGTTGATGGAAAAACTCCATTGAAAGATGATGAACTTGTTACTTGCAGTTGGTTGGATATTGTTGAAGAGTACGATATTATTAATACTGGCTCTCTTCTGAATGACATCATTGCTAACCCAGGGCAAGAACGCAATTTTGTTGCTGACCATCTTGATGGTGTGATAAGAAACGAAATTACTTACAGATTCCACCCTAACGGTGCTAATATAATTTACTATAAAGCTAAAGCTTTACAAGATTTCAGGTTAGGATATATGGGTTTTATACAAGCAAGTAAAGCGTTCCAAGGTAAATATAATCTTTTAGAATACTATATCCCCAAAACATTACCTTTTACTAAAAATGATATCAACTACGATTTTTGTAAAATAGAGGATTATTCAAAAAATTTCTCTACAACCCTGCTCTTTAACGAAAAAGAAGGTAATATTGCCGACCTTTCAAATTATCCTGATAGATATATCCAACTACTCACAAATAGAGATGGTGACAAGACCGTTAGAGAAGTTGGGTTTGCTCTCGGGTATTCTTTGATACACGGTATATCAGTACCTTCTGTAAGAGTTAAAAACGTAGTAGGTCCTTTTTCACTTTATGTTAGCGGTAAATCGTTCCCGGTAGGTGTTGATAGAAAAATGGGTAATATAATACCAAAAGATACAGATTTCTATTGTGTTTGTTATCGCCATTATTTCAACCCTCTTCTTGCAGAAAACGCAACCTGTTTTTACTGGCAGAAACAGGAGAACGATACAGTAATATATTTAGATTATCATAAAAATGTGGATAAAGATTTGGTGAAACTACCAAAAGAATTTGTAGGTAAAAAACTTGAGATTGTAGAAAAAACACCTTCTGTTACTTTACATACAAAAGATGCTATTTCAGAAAAAGGTATTGAAGTTTCAGTAACAGACGGTTACGGTTACATTGTGTTAAAAGTTTTATAGGTTATATTAAAGGAAGGATTGTTACAGTCTGGCAGTTGCTAAAAATAAGCAACTGCCAGACTATTTAAACTATTAAATTTTATAAGATAACAGACTCATTATAATCACATCGTTTTTATCTCTTCCC
Proteins encoded:
- a CDS encoding TIM barrel protein; amino-acid sequence: MKIAPLVDLFFKDMSWDSRVYEIAKCGYKYVETWQGEDAYVLKLISDTGRDYGVELVSVVINFATDEKVAPISKENNSRFLEQVDRISDNALSVGCHQGIITTGQSIPGHDYQQQRAALVSSLRQAGEMVAKKGFHLNLEPLNTEVDHPGYFLNSPFEGISIIKEVGLDNVKMLYDFYHMGIMTGNITSFVTNNISYIGHFHIAGIPGRHEPFLGELNYLFLLQKTLESGYSNFFGLEYMPKFESPETLLKTLKYFQGE
- a CDS encoding amidohydrolase family protein, with translation MEKFTFFNVNANIGRSAYAGSQFPDVTSLISHLDYLGIERSLVWHLAARDINPKYGNQKLIKEIESSGAKERLIPSFVITPACFYEEGTLDFLKSYLKNRQVRALSIIPDVSRFEVRHLEQLLSLIVNHKPVIFWDCQGGHNEQATRDYEYLANIFPDISFVVTQRMWGCFGSVLDLLSRCKNTYIDTSWLHMRDTIELLVSNFGVERVLFGLGYKSHYGASIASLMHASITDEEKEKIAHSNVESLLNLKPATEKRAPSSPILKDKSLWNTFREGNPINNVEIIDVHGHTPPFTRGWVFKQNDIKNGVEETITKMDNIGVNRIILTYEPALFGPSHLYNKEGEEILKPYIDRISGYIAFNPTYGTETIPLFDDLFKGDFFVGFKILPSYWKIPVNDPGYIPVWEYANLHKKPILIHTWNDNYNSPVMLKDIVLKYPNASFILGHSGGGTKGRLEAEELALSSKNVYLEFCGSFTTFRPFETSVKIVGTDRVVYGSDSAGHDMAWELGRYLSMPLTDEELLPGLAENIKRILSRTIVPKTS